A genome region from Erigeron canadensis isolate Cc75 chromosome 3, C_canadensis_v1, whole genome shotgun sequence includes the following:
- the LOC122592344 gene encoding transcription initiation factor IIB-2-like: MDTYCSDCKRSTEVVFDHSAGDTVCFECGLVLESHSIDETSEWRTFANESGDNDPVRVGGPTNVLLNDGGLSTVISKPNGVTSDFLSSSLGRWQNRGSNPDRSLILAFKTIATMSDRLGLVATIKDRANEIFKKVEDQKSSRGRNQDAILAACLYIACRQEDKPRTVKEICSVANGATKKEIGRAKEYIVKQLELEMGQSVEMGTIHAGDFMRRFCSNLGMTNQTVKAAQESVKKSEEFDIRRSPISIAAAVIYIVTQLSDDKKPLKDVSLATGVAEGTIRNSFKDLYPHLSKIIPAWYAQEEDLKNLSSP; encoded by the exons ATGGACACATATTGTTCAGACTGTAAACGCAGCACAGAGGTTGTGTTCGATCATTCAGCCGGAGACACCGTCTGTTTCGAGTGCGGCCTCGTTCTCGAATCCCACTCCATCGACGAAACTTCCGAGTGGCGTACTTTCGCTAACGAATCCGGAGATAACGATCCTGTCCGTGTCGGTGGCCCTACTAATGTTCTCCTTAATGACGGCGGTTTATCCACCGTTATTTCTAAACCTAACGGCGTTACCAGCGATTTTTTGTCTTCTTCCCTTGGTCGCTGGCAGAACCGTGGATCTAATCCTGACCGTTCCTTGATTTTGGCTTTTAAAACTATCGCTACTATGTCTGATAG GTTGGGTCTTGTTGCGACAATCAAG GATCGTGCTAATGAGATATTCAAGAAGGTAGAGGATCAAAAGTCAAGTCGAGGAAGAAATCAGGATGCGATATTGGCGGCTTGTCTTTACATTGCCTGTCGTCAGGAAGACAAGCCACGCACTGTAAAGG AAATCTGTTCTGTTGCCAATGGAGCTACTAAAAAGGAAATTGGCCGGGCAAAAGAATACATTGTGAAGCAACTTGAGCTTGAAATGGGTCAATCAGTCGAAATGGGGACTATACACGCTGGTGATTTCATG AGGCGCTTTTGTTCCAATCTTGGTATGACTAACCAGACTGTCAAAGCGGCTCAGGAATCTGTCAAGAAGTCAGAAGAGTTTGATATAAG GAGAAGCCCAATCTCAATTGCTGCAGCTGTTATTTACATAGTAACTCAACTTTCTGATGATAAGAAACCTCTCAAAG ATGTATCTCTAGCAACAGGCGTTGCAGAAGGGACTATAAGGAACTCATTCAAGGATCTGTATCCTCATTTGTCAAAAATAATACCAGCTTGGTATGCTCAAGAAGAGGATCTTAAGAACCTCTCTAGCCCATAA
- the LOC122592025 gene encoding kinesin-like protein KIN-14L: MDVIVSRDGHDLNFNLASRKAQEAAWRRYQATEWLETIVGPLGIPKQPSEKEFVSCLRNGLILCDAINRIKPGSVPKVVKITTCPSQTLTWDSQPLPAYQFFENVRNFLKAVEGLKLPVFEASVFERENMETGSSCTKIVDCVLGLKEYYERKQKKEGNASSKYTLRSPMSVRSNGRNPKDALFVDPNTQLDVSTHCEKQSPTQPDARINEDSIIKALADCMIDAKENLDGSLLSSLRNGDTDIVKLFRKILSSTFEEQLKYKFPELTPTIKDLIKDKSGSITGSSASSPLNSSTTENGKCCQSVDCKHWQMFQVQERELMNLKALLSRTKAEYGNMQAQLQIDFKHLESQVEELSAAAQGYHKVVKENRTLYNMVQDLKGNIRVYCRIRPAFRSDTKNVIDFIGDDGSLIVFDPSKPLKDGKKLFQFNRIFGPTATQEDVFADTQPLIRSVMDGYNVCIFAYGQTGSGKTHTMCGPTGASEKELGINYLALNDLFDLSNSRRDVVKYELYVQMVEIYNEQVRDLLTCDSAPTTKLEIRSCTAENGLSLPDATMLPVSSTADVLNLMKTGQVNRAVSSTALNNQSSRSHSILTVHVHGKDVNGGTLRSCLHLVDLAGSERVDKSEVTGDGLKEAQYINKSLSCLGDVITALSQKNSYIPYRNSKLTLLLQNSLGGNAKTLMFAHVSPEGDSFGETVSTLKFAQRASTVELGAARSNKESREVMDLKEQIETLKRQLGEKEPQSAQHSNKLEAKSPLQRQKATPMTLERTPPRTRRLSIEKCPPKSPIPASSASVNRQPKPDGRLLPKTPEPPQVSIRNEIIISSEIRTSTANGKSSHIRKSIRTIGKLINGSEKRIQQKAANEMQSLAPLSSAKPSRRQSLTGVQPPDGWSRRSSPGEVDPCVDKNRNAKTPPPPNRTSKTKWM; the protein is encoded by the exons ATGGATGTGATTGTATCAAGAGATGGGCATGATCTGAATTTTAATTTGGCATCAAGAAAAGCCCAAGAAGCAG CTTGGAGAAGGTATCAAGCAACCGAATGGCTTGAAACGATTGTGGGTCCGTTAGGAATACCGAAACAACCATCGGAGAAAGAATTTGTTTCGTGTTTGAGAAACGGGTTGATTCTTTGTGATGCTATTAACAGAATTAAACCTGGGTCGGTCCCAAAG GTTGTGAAGATTACTACTTGTCCTTCACAAACCCTAACATGGGATTCTCAGCCATTACCTGCTTATCAGTTCTTTGAGAATGTTAGAAACTTTTTGAAAGCGGTTGAAGGACTAAAGTTGCCTGTATTTGAAGCTTCTGTATTCGAAAGG GAAAACATGGAGACGGGATCTTCGTGTACTAAGATCGTTGATTGCGTATTGGGACTTAAAGAATACTATGAAAGGAAACAGAAAAAAGAAGGGAATGCATCTTCTAAGTATACTTTGAGATCTCCAATGAGTGTTCGTTCAAATGGTAGGAACCCTAAAGACGCATTGTTTGTAGACCCAAATACGCAATTGGATGTATCTACCCACTGTGAAAAGCAGTCGCCGACTCAACCTGATGCTCGAATAAATGAAG ATTCTATAATCAAGGCCTTAGCAGATTGTATGATTGATGCAAAAGAGAACTTAGACGGCAGCTTGTTGTCTTCTCTTCGTAATGGAGATACG GATATTGTCAAGTTGTTTCGTAAGATACTTTCGAGTACATTTGAAGAACAGCTTAAGTACAAGTTCCCTGAG TTGACCCCTACTATCAAAGActtaataaaagataaaagtggatCGATCACGGGGTCATCAGCTTCATCGCCTCTAAATTCATCCACAACTGAAAATGGAAAA TGTTGTCAATCTGTTGATTGCAAACACTGGCAGATGTTTCAAGTTCAAGAAAGGGAGCTAATG AACTTAAAAGCGTTGTTGTCAAGGACAAAAGCAGAGTATGGAAATATGCAGGCACAGTTGCAAATCGATTTTAAACACTTGG AGAGTCAAGTAGAGGAGTTATCCGCTGCTGCCCAGGGATATCATAAGGTCGTCAAAGAAAACCGGACCTTGTACAACATGGTTCAGGACTTAAAAG GAAACATTCGAGTTTACTGCAGGATCCGACCTGCATTTAGATCTGACACAAAAAACGTCATTGATTTTATTGGAGATGATGGCTCCTTAATCGTTTTTGATCCCTCAAAACCACTTAAAGATGGAAAGAAGCTGTTCCAGTTTAACCGTATCTTTGGTCCTACCGCCACTCAGG AGGATGTATTCGCAGACACCCAGCCACTTATAAGATCTGTTATGGATGGTTATAATGTGTGCATTTTTGCATATGGGCAGACGGGATCTGGAAAAACGCATACAATG TGTGGACCTACTGGTGCATCTGAAAAAGAACTGGGAATCAACTATTTAGCTCTGAATGATCTCTTTGATCTCTCGAATAGCAGAAGAGATGTTGTGAAATATGAGCTCTATGTACAAATGGTGGAAATTTACAATGAGCAAGTAAGAGATCTTCTCACTTGTGATTCTGCACCCACCACTAAACTGGAGATCCGTAGCTGCACTGCTGAGAATGGATTGAGCCTTCCTGATGCAACCATGCTCCCAGTGAGTTCTACCGCCGATGTTCTGAACTTGATGAAAACTGGTCAAGTAAATCGCGCAGTTAGTTCAACTGCACTGAATAACCAAAGCAGCCGTTCCCACAG CATATTGACTGTACACGTCCATGGAAAAGATGTAAATGGAGGCACCCTTCGTAGCTGCCTTCATTTGGTCGACTTAGCAGGAAGTGAAAGGGTGGACAAGTCAGAAGTCACAGGGGATGGGCTTAAAGAAGCTCAGTACATAAACAAGTCACTTTCTTGTTTAGGAGATGTGATTACTGCCTTATCCCAGAAGAACTCATACATCCCATACAGAAACAGCAAACTCACACTACTACTTCAGAATTCTTTAG GAGGAAATGCAAAGACATTAATGTTTGCTCATGTGAGCCCAGAAGGTGATTCTTTTGGGGAGACTGTTAGTACATTGAAGTTTGCTCAACGGGCCTCGACTGTTGAACTTGGTGCAGCTCGATCGAATAAAGAAAGCCGGGAAGTCATGGACCTTAAAGAACAGATTGAGACCCTGAAAAGACAATTGGGTGAAAAGGAGCCACAAAGTGCACAACATTCCAACAAACTGGAAGCAAAATCGCCATTACAGAGACAAAAAGCAACACCAATGACTTTAGAAAGAACTCCACCCCGTActcgaagattgagcattgaGAAATGTCCTCCAAAGAGTCCCATTCCAGCAAGTTCTGCTTCTGTAAACAGGCAACCGAAACCAGATGGAAGGCTGCTACCTAAAACACCTGAGCCTCCTCAAGTGTCCATCAGAAACGAGATCATAATCTCTTCTGAAATTAGAACAAGCACAGCGAATGGgaaatcatcacatataagaAAATCAATTCGGACCATTGGGAAGCTGATTAATGGCTCAGAAAAACG GATCCAACAGAAAGCAGCAAATGAGATGCAATCATTGGCACCTCTAAGCAGTGCTAAGCCATCAAGACGACAGTCATTAACTGGGGTTCAGCCACCAGACGGATGGTCAAGGAGATCTTCACCTGGAGAAGTGGACCCTT GTGTGGATAAAAACAGGAATGCAAAAACGCCTCCACCACCCAACCGTACAAGCAAGACAAAGTGGATGTAA
- the LOC122594475 gene encoding protein MIZU-KUSSEI 1-like, with amino-acid sequence MTNHRFPSLPRTSSCKSTSAIIPSNYISSTSFIVDHPMNSSTSDDKPFVRKRRHYPPQIGCGPPGLFGFSSFLHSVINIISIPSLLMPTCKWLTIPNHHRLSLKPSPGRKVTGTLFGNRRGHVSFAVQYDPRTQPILIVELAVSTAALVREMSSGLVRIALECEKLHGPNNMKLFHEPMWSMYCNGKKCGYAQTRACNESDWHVLSTVQSISAGAGVIPVVEDGGKLGGKSQGELLYMRARFERVVGSRDSEAFYMMNPDGSGGPELSIFLLRI; translated from the coding sequence ATGACAAACCATCGTTTTCCGTCTCTTCCTCGAACCAGCAGTTGCAAGAGCACTTCCGCGATAATTCCATCAAACTACATCTCCTCGACTTCTTTCATCGTCGATCATCCAATGAACTCATCAACATCTGACGACAAACCTTTCGTTAGAAAACGACGACACTACCCTCCTCAAATTGGTTGCGGCCCACCTGGCCTTTTCGGGTTCTCATCATTTCTCCATTCAGTTATCAACATTATATCAATTCCTTCACTTCTAATGCCAACATGTAAATGGCTTACTATACCCAATCATCACCGCCTATCTCTAAAGCCCTCCCCCGGTCGTAAAGTGACCGGGACACTCTTCGGTAACCGCAGAGGCCACGTCAGCTTCGCGGTCCAATACGACCCGAGAACCCAACCGATATTAATCGTGGAGCTGGCGGTTTCAACCGCGGCTTTAGTCAGAGAAATGTCATCAGGGTTAGTCAGAATTGCACTGGAGTGCGAAAAATTACACGGTCCTAATAACATGAAATTGTTTCATGAACCAATGTGGAGTATGTATTGTAATGGGAAGAAATGTGGGTACGCGCAAACACGCGCGTGTAATGAGAGTGACTGGCACGTGCTTAGCACGGTTCAAAGTATCTCGGCTGGTGCGGGCGTTATACCGGTAGTTGAAGATGGCGGGAAGTTAGGAGGAAAAAGTCAAGGAGAGTTGTTATATATGAGAGCGAGGTTTGAACGAGTTGTGGGCAGTCGTGACTCGGAGGCGTTTTATATGATGAACCCGGACGGCAGTGGTGGGCCTGAACTCAGTATATTTCTACTTAGAATATAA